A segment of the Bordetella flabilis genome:
CCCTGGTGAACCTGGACTACAAATTGCGCGAAGAGTTGCGTGAAGAGCTGAGCGGCTTGTTTTCCGAGGGTCGTTCCACGGTGGTCTATGCCACCACCGAGCCTGGGGAGGCATTGCTCCTGGGCGGCTACACCGCCGTGCTCGACGCCGGTGAACTGCTGCAATACGGGCCCACCGCGGAAGTCTTCCATCGGCCGGCCTCCCTGCGTGTGGCGCGCGCCTTCAGCGATCCGCCCATGAACCTGTTTCCGGCCCGGCGGGCCGGGTCCGGTTTCGCGCTGGAAGGCGGGCTGGATGTGCCGCGTGACCTGCCGGGACGCGAAGGGGAGGTCATGACCGCCGGTCTGCGGGCAGGCGCCTTGCGGCTGGACGAGCGTCCCGGTTGCGTCGCCCTGGCCGGCGAGGTCAAGCTGGCCGAACTTTCCGGTTCGGACACCTTCGTCCACGCCAGCACGGCGGCCGGGGACGTGGTGGCGCAGTTGACCGGCGTGCACCGCTTCGGCTTGCGCGAGCGGATACGGCTTTACTTCGATCCCGCCCAGACCTATGCCTTCGACGCGGATGGCGCCCTGCTCGCCGCGCCGGTCTACCATGCGCTGCGGGCGGGGGCGAACTGATGGCGCGCATCGAACTGGATTTGTCGCACGCCTATGTCAGCCATCCCGTCGAGGATGAAGACTATGCCTTGCTGCCGCTCAAGTACGCCTTCGAGGACGGTGGCGCCTATGCCTTGCTGGGCCCCTCCGGCTGCGGCAAGACCACATTGCTGAATTGCATTTCCGGGCTTTTGCGTCCTTCCTCCGGCCAGGTCCTGTTCGATGGCCGCGATGTCACCGCCGAAACGCCGCAGCAACGCAACATCGCGCAGGTGTTCCAGTTTCCAGTCGTCTACGACACCATGACGGTGGCGGACAACCTGGCCTTCCCGCTGCGCAATCGCGGCGTGCCGGAAGCGCGCGTGCGGGAGCGCGTCGGCCGTGTGGCCGAGATGCTGGAACTGTCGGGCGTGCTGGAGCGGCGCGCCAGCGGCCTGGCGGCCGATGCGAAGCAGAAGATTTCCCTGGGGCGCGGGCTGGTGCGCAATGACGTTTCGGCCGTGCTGTTCGACGAGCCGCTCACGGTGATCGACCCGCACCTGAAATGGGAATTGCGGCGCAAGCTCAAGGAGATTCACCAGGAATTCCACCTGACGCTCATCTATGTGACCCATGACCAGACCGAGGCCCTGACCTTCGCCGACCAGGTCGTGGTGATGTCGCGGGGCAAGGTGATGCAGGTGGGTACGGCGGACGACCTGTTCCTGCGTCCGGCACATACCTTCGTCGGCCACTTCATCGGTTCGCCGGGCATGAATTTCCTGCCGGCGCGCTGGCATCAGAATGCATTGCACGTGGGCACGCGCCGCTACGCGGACGTGCCCTCCACGCTGGCGGCGCGACTTTCCGCGGCGGGCGATTTCAAGCTGGGCATACGGCCGGAGTTCGCGGCCCTGTGCCCGCCGGAAAGCGCGCAGGCCTTGCCCGTGACGGTGGCCCGCGTACAGGACGTCGGCACCTACCTGCTGCTGACGGGCGCCTTCGAAGGGCATGCGGTGCGCGCGCGCCTGCCTCTGGATAGCCGCCCGCCGGCGCCGGGCGGCACGGCGTGGCTGACGGTGCTGTCGCCGCATACCTGCTTCTACCGCGATGAGGAGCTGATCCGATGAAGCCCATCAATCAAAAGGCGTGGCTGCTGGTGCTGCCGGTGGTGCTGTGCGTCGCGTTCTCGGCCATCCTGCCGCTGATGACCATCGTCAACTATTCCGTCCAGGACATCATTTCGCCGGACCGGCGTGTTTTCGTGGGCACCGAATGGTTTGCCGCCGTGCTGCAGGACGACGAGCTGCACGGCGCGCTATGGCGTCAGATCGGGTTTTCCCTGGCGGTGCTGCTGGTCGAAATTCCCTTGGGCATCCTGCTGGCGCTCTGCATGCCGCCCGCCGGCTGGCGGGCATCGGCGGTACTCGTCGTCATCGCGCTGTCCCTGCTGATTCCCTGGAATGTGGTGGGGACGATATGGCAGGTGTTCGGCCGCACCGATATCGGGCTGCTGGGCGCAACGCTGTCGTGGATGGGCATCGACTACAACTACACGGGTGACGACGTGGACGCGTGGGTGACCGTTCTGGTGATGGACGTCTGGCACTGGACGCCGCTGGTCGCGCTGCTCTGCTATGCCGGCCTGCGCGCCATCCCGCCGGCGTACTACCAGGCCGCGCGCATCGACGGCGCGTCGCGCATGGCGGTATTCCGCTACATCGAGCTTCCGAAGATGCGCGGCGTGCTGATGATCGCCGTGCTGCTGCGGTTCATGGACAGCTTCATGATCTACACCGAGCCCTTCGTGCTGACAGGCGGCGGCCCGGGCAACGCCACCACCTTCCTGTCCCAATACCTGACCCAGAAAGCGGTGGGCCAGTTCGATCTGGGACCGGCGGCGGCGTTCTCGATCGTCTATTTCCTGATTATTCTTTTGCTGTGCTTCATCCTGTATAACTGGATGCAGCGCGCCGGCACATCCGGGGCGGTGGATGAGGAGAACGCCAATGCGTGAAAAAACACCGTTCTGGCGCGCCGCCTTCCTGACCTTGTATCTGGTGTTCGCCATCCTGCCGCTGTACTGGATGCTGAATATGTCGTTCAAGACGAACACCGAGATCGTCAGTTCGCTGACCCTCTGGCCCAGCGACTTCACCCTGCAGCATTACCGCACCATCTTCACCGACCCGGCCTGGTATTCGGGATACATCAATTCGCTGATCTACGTGGTCATCAATACGGTGATCTCGCTGAGCGTGGCCATGCCCGCGGCCTATGCGTTTTCGCGCTATCGCTTCATCGGCGACAAGCACGTGTTCTTCTGGCTGCTGACCAACCGGATGACGCCGCCGGCCGTGTTCCTGCTGCCGTTCTTCCAGCTGTACAGCTCGTTCGGCCTGATGGACACTCATATCGCCGTGGCGCTGGCGCATCTGGTGTTCAACGTGCCCCTTGCCGTGTGGATACTCGAAGGCTTCATGTCGGGAGTGCCGCGCGAGATCGACGAGACCGCCTACCTGGACGGCTATTCCTTCCCGCGGTTTTTCCTGACCATTTTCCTGCCGCTCATCAAGTCAGGGGTGGGCGTCACGGCGTTCTTCTGCTTCATGTTCAGCTGGGTGGAGCTGCTGCTGGCACGGACCCTCACCTCGGTGAACGCCAAGCCCATCGTGGCGACCATGACGCGCACCGTGTCGGCGTCGGGCATGGATTGGGGGGTGCTGGCCGCGGCCGGTGTGTTGACCATCGTGCCGGGTGGGATCGTGATCTGGTTCGTCCGGCATTACATCGCGAAGGGCTTCGCGATGGGCCGGGTGTAGGAGGGCGCATGTTCGACTGGATGGTATGGACGACGCCCGTGGCGGTTTTCTTCGCTTGCGTCGCACTGATGCTCGTGGGGATGACCGTATGGGAACTGCGCTCGCCGACCCACGCGCGCAAGGGATTTCTACCCATCGCGACGACACGCGGCGACCGGCTGTTCATCGGCCTGATGTGCATGGCATGGGTCAACCTGGCCTTCGTCGGGCTGGGCCAGCAATTCATGGCATGGTTCGCGCTGGACGAGCCGCCATCGGTCTGGATAGGTTTCGCCATATCGGTGCTGGTGCTCGTGTTCGTCATGCGCAAGGGCTAGGGCTAGGACATTGCGGGCGGATGAGGCCGCCGACAAATCGGTTTCCATGGATCGTCGGCCATCGCCTTTCCCGGCCGCGTCCGCGACTGACAATGGGGAAGGCTCATCGAGGAGACAGGTCATGAAAATGCAGATGCATGCCATGGCGGCCGCCATCGCCCTGATCGGGACGGCGTCGGCCTGGGCGGGCGAGCCGGAGGCGCAGAAATGGGTGGAGACGGAATTCCAGCCTTCTACGCTGCCCAAGGACCAGCAGTTGGCCGAGATGAAATGGTTCATCGATGCGGCCGCCAAGCTCAAGGCCAAGGGAGTCAACGAAGTCAATGTCGTGTCGGAAACCATCACGACGCACGAGTACGAATCCAAGACGCTGGCCCGCGCGTTCTCCGAGATCACCGGCATCAAGGTCAACCACGACCTGATCCAGGAGGGCGATGTCGTCGAGAAGTTGCAGACGTCGATGCAGTCGGGCAAGTCCATCTATGACGGCTGGATATCCGATTCGGACCTGATCGGCACCCACTACCGCTACGGCGCCATCCTGCCGCTGTCCGACTACATGAACGGCGCGGGCAAGGAATGGACCAATCCCGGCCTGGACCTGAAGGATTTCATCGGCGCCCGCTTCACCACCGCGCCGGACGGCAAGCTGTACCAGCTGCCCGACCAGCAGTTCGCGAACGTGTACTGGTTCCGCGCCGACTGGTTCGCCCGCAAGGACCTGCAGGAAAAGTTCAAGGCCAAGTACGGCTATGAACTGGGCGTCCCGACGAACTGGTCGGCGTACGAGGATATCGCCGACTTCTTTACCAACGATGTGAAGGAGCTCGACGGCAAGCGGGTCTACGGCCACATGGACTACGGCAAGAAAGACCCCTCGCTGGGCTGGCGCTTTACCGACGCGTGGCTGTCCATGGCCGGCGCGGCCGACAAGGGACTGCCCAACGGCATGCCCGTCGACGAATGGGGCATACGCGTCGCGGACGACAAATGCACGCCGGTCGGGGCCTCCGTTGCGCGGGGCGGCGCCACCAATAGTCCGGCGGCCGTCTATGCCTTGACCAAGTATGTGGACTGGATGAAGAAATACTCGCCGCAGCAGGCCATGGGCATGACCTTCTCCGAGGCCGGACCCGTGCCGGCCCAGGGGCAGATCGCGCAGCAGATTTTCTGGTACACGGCCTTCACCGCCGACATGACCAAGAAAGGCTTGCCGGTGGTCAACGACGACGGCACGCCGAAGTGGCGCATGGCGCCGTCGCCGTACGGCCCTTACTGGAAGGATGGCATGCAGAACGGCTACCAGGACGTCGGCTCATGGACGTTCTTCAAGTCCACGGATCCGAACCGCATGGCGGCGGCCTGGCTGTATGCGCAATTCGTCACATCCAAGACGGTCTCGCTGAAGAAATCGATCACCGGGCTGACCTTCATCCGCGACAGCGATATTCACAGCGACTTCTTCACCAAGAATGCCAACAACTATGGCGGCCTGATCGAGTTCTATCGCAGCCCCGCGCGGGTGGCATGGACGCCGACCGGCACCAACGTGCCGGACTATCCCAAGCTGGCGCAGCTGTGGTGGAAGAACGTCGCGACCGCCGTCACCGGGGAGAATACGCCGCAGGCCGCGATGGACAGCCTGGCCGAGGAGATGGACCAGGTCATGGCGCGCCTGCAGCGCGCGGGCATGGCGCAGTGCGCGCCCAAGCTCAACGCCAAGAGCGATCCGTCGAAGTGGCTGTCGGACCAGCATGCGCCCTGGAAGAAGCTGGCCAACGAAAAGCCCAAGGGCGAGACCATCGCCTATGACAAGCTGCTGCAAGCCTGGAAGGAGGGCAAGGTGAGGTAAACGGGGCGGGCCCGCTTCGGCGGGCGCCCCCGGAGCCGTCAGGCGTCGCCCGTCATGGCATGACGGGCGGCTTGTATTGCAGCGTCGCGGCCAGCGCCCACAGCATGATGAGCACGATGGGCGTGTGCACGACCAGTTGCGTGAAGGTGAAGCCGACCACGTCACGCGCGCGCACACCCAGCACGCCCAGCAGCGGCAGCATCCAGAACGGATTGATCAGATTGGGCAGTGCCTCGGCGGCGTTGTAGACCGTGACGGCCCAGCCCAGGTGCACCTGCAGGTCGTTGGCGGCTTGCATGACATACGGGGCCTCGATGATCCATTTGCCGCCGCCGGAGGGAATGAAGAATCCCAGCACGGCCGAATAGACCCCCATCAGCGCGGGAAACGACGCGTGCGAGGACACGGACACGAAGAAGGCCGATAGCATGTGCGCCAGCGTGTGCCCGTCGCTGCCGACCGCCTTGGTGAGGATATAGGCGACGCCGCCGTACAGGGGAAACTGGATCAGTACGCCGCCCACCGAGGGCACGGCCTTGGCGACGGCGGCCAGGAAGCTGCGCGGCCGCCAGTGCAGCAGCATGCCCAGCATCAGGAACACGAAGTTGTAGGTGTTCAGGTTGGAAATCGCCAGGACCGCGTCCTTGGTAGAGAACTCGTTGACGATCCATGTGGCGCCCAGGGCCACCAGCAGGATGGTCAGCACGGGGCTGTATTCCAGCCAATCGCCGGGACGCGCGGGGCGTTCGCTTTTTTCCACCGTCTGCCCCAGTTCGACGCCCAGGTCCTCGGCCGTCACGGCCTTGGCGCCGCGCGGGGCCGAATAGAAGGCCACGATCATCGAGGCGATCGTCAGCACCAGGGCGATGGCGGCGGATTGCCAAAGGAAAATCGTCTCCGTGAACGGAATGACGCCCGTGATCTTCAGCAGCGCCGGCGGCAGGCTGGCGGGATTGGCCTGCAACTGCGCCGCCGAGGAACTCAGCCCCAGCGCCCAGGTCGCACCCATGCCCAGGTAGGCGGCGGCGCCCGCGGCGCGGTAGTCCATGCGCAATTCGGTGCGGCGCGCCAGCGCGCGGACCAGCAGGCCGCTGAAAATCAGGCTGATCGCCCAGTTGAGCAATGACGCAAGGATGCTGATCAGCGCCACGTAGCAGACGGCGCCGCGTCCGGTCTTGGGATGGCGCGCCATCCAGGCGATCAGCCGCGCGGCCGGCGGCGAGGCCGCCACCACGTAACCGGAGATCGCCACGATGGCCATCTGCATGGTGAACGGGATCAGCGTCCAGAAGCCGTCGCCGAATGCCAGTCCCACGCTCTTGGCCGGCGCGCCTATGGCCATGGCGCCGATCGCCACCACCACGACTGCGATGACGGCGAAGATATAGGCGTCCGGAAACCACTTTTCCGACCAGCGGGTGACCGAGGCCGCCATGCGTTCCAGTACTCCTGCGCCGGCATCGGCGGAGGGCGTGTTATCGAGTATGTTTTCTGCTTTCACGATTTCCCCATGCATTGGTTTGCGGAACGAATTCTAGAAATTCTCAGGTGTCCAGCACCAGGTCGGTGGTAGGCACCGCCTGGCAGGTCAGGCATACGTCCGGGTCTTCCGGTTCCACGCCGTGCAGGTGCCGGACCCGGCCTTCCAGGATGCGCACGGCACAGCTTTCGCATTGGCCGACGCGGCAGCCGCTGGGCAGCGCCAGGCCCAGGCTTTCCGCGAAGGCGAGCAGGGTGCCGCGTGAACCCGACCAGGTCGCGGCCGCGTTGCCAGCGCGTGCGAAGCGCACGGCATACTGGCGCGCGGGGTCCAGATCCACGCGCGCGGGTGAACGGAAGGTTTCGCTGAAGATGTCGAATGAAGGCACGCCGCGCGCGACGAGGCCCTCCGTGATGGCGCGCATCATGGGCGTCGGGCCGCAGAGATAGAAGCGCGCGCGCTGGGCGATGAGCGCGTCGTCCACCGCCGCCGCGCCGGCATACCGGCCGGATCCGGAATGCGCGTCCGATGCGTCGCTGTAGTAGTGCCGTACGGTCAGGGCGGGAAGGGTTGCGCCCAGCGCCTGGATGCGGTCCGCGAACGCGACGCTGGCACGGCTGCGGTTCGCGTAATGCAGCCAGACGCGCGGCATGGTGGCGCGTGCAGCGTCCGGCTGCGCGGCCAGGGTTTCCAGATAGGCCAGGAAGGGCGTTATGCCGATGCCCCCGGCGAACAGCACAATTGGTTGCGGCGAGCGGGTCGGCAGGACGAAATTGCCCGATGGCGCGCCCAGCTCGACGTGGTCGCCTGCACGCAGCCGCGTATGCAGGTGGCCGGACATGGCGCCCTGCCACGGCTGGCCATTCGGCGCGGTGCCGCATTGATGGCGCACGGCGATGGTGTAGGAGCGGCGTCGTGGCGTGTCCGCCGCATCGATGAGCGAGTAGGCGCGCGTGATGGCGGCATCGACCTCTTGCCCGGCGGAGGTCGCCCCCGGCGCCATGGCGTCGGCCGCTGCCGCCGCCGGTACGCGCAAGGTGATGTGCTGGCCGGGGCGATGCGGCGCCAGTTCGCCGCCGTCCAGGGGAGTGAAGGCGATTTCCAGTACGTCATGCGGGCGGCGCCGCAGCTCCGTGACCTGGAAGGCGCGCATGCCGGGCCATGCACGGCGGCCCGGGTCGCTGGCCGGGTCGCGCTCGATGTCGCACAGGAAAGAGCGCATGGGGATGGAACCGCTGATCGGGTCGGCCTTGTCCGCGCTGATCAGCGCGTTGTAGTTGCTGCCGGCCGCGCCCAGCACGGGGAAGCCGTCGTACCCGATCTCCGGACAGGCCTGCCACCAGCCGTAGTCGGCCACGACCACGTGCTCTTGTAGATCCGCCTGGAGCTGGGCGACGAAACGGGCCGTGCCGGTGCGCGTGCGCACGCGCACCCAATCGCCCGCGGCAATGCCGCGACGCCGCGCCAGCAAGGGATGCATGGCCACGCGCGGAACGGGATCCCGCTTGCGCAAGGACACCAGCGATCGATGCTGGCTATGGCAGTAGTACCCGCTTTTGGCGGACGTTAGCACCAGGGGATAGCGGCCATCGCCGTCGCGCGGGCTATCCGCCGGTTCGACGTGGTCGGGCAGGGGATCATAGCCGTGCCGCAGCAGCAGTTCGGAATAGAGTTCGACGCGGCGGCTTTCGGTCGCGAAGCCGGCCACCGGGGAGCAGGTGACCGGCGCGCCCTCGCCAGCAGGCGGCGACGGTGCCGTCGCGGCGGGCGGCGCGGCGTACTTGCGGTCGATGTGCGTCAGCCGGCGCCGTACGCCGCCTTCGGCCTGGCGCAGGTCGGCCACGGTAAGTCCGAGCGGCGCGAGCATGTGGTTCCAGCCACGTTCCAGACTGCCATCGAAGAACTGCTCGCCCATGCCCAGGCGAGTAGCCAGGTCGAACACGATGTCGTTGTCCGAGCGCGATTCTCCGCGCGGGGTGACCATGCGCGGACGCAGCTGCACAAGCTCCTGCGCCTGCGCGCTGATCTCGAAGCCCATGCGCAGGCCTTCGCGTTCCCAAGGCGTGTTGATGGGCAAGAGGATGTCGGCGTAGCGCGACGAAGGCGTCTCGAACAAGTCGCAATGCACGTGGAATTCCAGTGCCTGCAAGGCTGCCTCCCCCATGGCCACGTCGGCCTGCGAGGCCAGCGGATTGCTGCCGAAGGCCATCATGGCGCGGATGGGGTAGGGTCGCTGTTCCAGGATGGCCGTGTACATGTCCCGCGCGGTAATCCAGCCCTGCGCCGGCGGCCCGAGCGGGCGCTCCGCCAGTCCCAGCGCCTTGGCGCGCTGCGCGGCCGGTATCAGGTCCAGGCCGTTCACGACGGCCGCCGGTTGCCGGGGATGCTGCCGATTGCCGCCCGTCACGTCGAAGCTGCCCGTCAGGGCATACAGCACGGCGACGGCGCGCTCGGTCTGGCTGGCATTGGTGTGCTGGCCGATGCCCGTCCAGGCGTGGTAGGCGACCGGACGCGCTTGTGCGATCAGCTCGGCGGCGGCGCGCAACTGCTGCTGCGGTACGCCGCTGAGCTCGCTCGTGCGCGCCGGCGTGTAGGCGGCGCAGCGTTCGGCCAGCAGTGCTAGCGCCGGCCGGCACGCCACGCGGCCGCCGTCGCGCAGCGCGATGTCGTACCGTCCATCCAGGGCGAAGCCGCTGGCGCCCTGAGCCGCCGCGTCGAAGCGGGTGTCATAGGGAGCGGGCGCGCCGGCGGCTTCGTCCCAGGCCACCCATGTGCTGCCGTCGGCCCCCGGCAGGCCGATGTCGGCGGGACGCAGCAGGCGTCCTGTGTCGCCGCGTACGAGCAGCGGCGCATTGGTCCAATGCCGCACGAAGCCCTCGTCGTAGCCGCGCCGCGACAGCAGCAGGTGCGCGAGGCCCAGCGCCACCGCGGCATCCGAGCCGGGCCGCACTTGCAGCCATACATCGGCCTGCGCGGCCAGCGCGGTGCGCCTGGGGTCGACCACCAGCAGCCGTGCGCCGGCCGCCCGGCCCACTCCGATGGCATGGGCCTGGGCCAGCCAGGTATTGGCGGGGTTGTGCCCCCACAGCATGATCAGCCCGGCATGGGCATAGTCCGCCACCGGCATGCCGCAGCCAAACGTAAAGGCGTGCGCATAGTCCTTGTGCCAGTTGCAGATCTCGGTGGCGTAGCAGATGTTGGGGCTGCCGAAGACGCGCACGAAGCGCTCGATCCAGTCGATGCTGTCCGACAACGGCGTGCCGCTGGGCGTAGTGACCCCGAAGGCCACGGATTCCGCGCCGCTCTCGGCGCGTATGGCCGCCAGGCGCCCGGCGGTTTCGGACAGCGCTTCGTCCCAGGAGATGCGCCGCCAGCCGGGATCGGCGGAATCTTTAGGCCGCGTGCGTCGCATGGGATACAGGATGCGATGGGGACTATGCACCAGTTCGGGCGCGGCGCGTCCCTTCATGCACATCGATTGGCCGGTGGGATGGTCGGTGTCCGGCACGACACGCACCAGCCTGTCGTCCTGGACGACGTTGCGCGTTCCGCAACGCGACCGGCATAGCGTGCAATAACCGCGCCTTTCCATCCCCGCTGTCTCCGTTACGCCCAGGCAAAATTCGACGCGCTTAATGCTAGGGACTTGTCGACAATATTGCTAATATAAATTTTTGAAACCACACTATGTAGAAAATCGATATCTGTGCCGAGGCGGACGTCAGGCGTCCGGCCGACCGCGTGGCCCCAGGGATGCACATCACACTCCGCCAGTTCGAATATTTCCTGGCCCTGGCCGAGACCGGCCAGGTGTCCAAGGCCGCCCTGCGCTGCAATGTGTCGCAGTCGTCGGTCACCATCGCGCTGCGCAACCTGGAGCAGGCCGTCGGGACAACGCTGTTCGTGCGCCATGCAAGGGGCCTGAGCCTGACGGATGCCGGGGAGCGTTTCGCGCGCCACGCGCAAAGCGTCACGGGGGCGTTCGTCCGCGCCATGGAGGACATGCGCGCGGAACCGGACGAGCTGCGAGGGCAACTGCGGCTGGGCGTGACGGAGACGATCTCGGCCTATCTGATGCCGGCCGTCATCACGGCGGTGGCGCAGCGCTTTCCCAACCTGCGGCTGGACGTAATCGAGCGTGAACGGGCCCAGGTCGAACAGGATCTGCTGGAAGGCCGGCTGGATCTGGCCCTGGTCATCGTGTCCAACCTGACCCGGTTCGACAAGCTGCAGTACGACACCATGCTGAAGTCGCCGCGCCGGCTATGGACCCATCCCGACCATCCCTTCCAGCACGCGGAGAAAGTCCGGCTGCGCGATGTGGCGCGCGCGGACTATGTATTGCTGGACATGGACGAGCATATCGAAACCGTGGGCAAGTACTGGGGCCGGTACCGGCTGCGCCCCAACGTGCGTTTCCAGAGCCGTTCGCCCGAAGCGGTGCGCAGCCTGGTCGCCCTGCAGCAGGGCGTGACGATATTGTCGGACCTGGTGTATCGGCCGTGGTCGTTGGAGGGACGCCGCATCCTGCGGCGCGACCTCAGCGACGACGTGCCTACCATGGACATTGGTGGGGTCTGGTGCAAGCGCGGGGGCTTGAGCCGTGGCGGCGAAGCCTTGATGGGCTTCCTGCATGCGTCGATCAAGGCCCTTGCCCACGCCTGACGCGTGGCCCGCCGGGTGTCAGTGATGTTCTGTGCGATGCACCTGGTGGGCGCGCAGCTTGTCCCAGTCCCAATCGATGCCCAGGCCCGGCGCGTCGGACGGAATTGCGCGGCCGCCTTGCATGCGCATCCCCGAGGCGGTGACCATGTCCAGTTGCGGGATGTACTCCAGCCAGCGGCTATTGGGCACCGCGCAGCATAGCGCGACGTGTATTTCCATCAGGAAATGCGGGCATACCGGTACGTTGTAGGCCTCGGCCATATGGGCCACCTTCAGCCATGGGGTGATGCCGCCTATGCGGCCGACGTCGACCTGCACGATGGAGCACGCACCGCTTTGCAGATAGTCCTTGAACTGCGACAGGCTATAGAGCGATTCGCCCACGGCGATGGGAACGGTGGTGGAGGCGCTCAGCCGCCGATGCGCGTCGACATCGTCGGCGTGGATGGGTTCCTCGAACCAGGCCACGTCCAGGCCCTCGAAGCAGCGCGCGCGGCGTATCGCCTCGGCCAGGGTAAAGCCCTGGTTGGCATCGGTCATCACGTCCCAGCCGGGACCGACCGCGTCGCGCACGGCGGACAGGCGTTCCACGTCCTCGGCCACGTGCGGACGGCCGACCTTGATCTTGGTGCCGCCGAAACCGGCCTCCTGGGCACGCAGCGCTTCGTCCACGAGCTGGGACTCCGTCAGGTGCAGCCAGCCGCCTTCGGTGTAGTAGGTCTCGATGCCGTCCTTGGCCCCACCGGCCAGCCGGTGCAGGGGCAGGGCGGCCTTGCGCGCGCGCAGGTCCCATAGCGCCGTATCGATCGCCGCAAGCGCGATCGATGTCAGCGCGCCCACCGTCGTCGCGTGCACGCGAAAGAAGAGCTCACGCCACAGCTTTTCGATGTCGTCGGCATCCCGGCCGATCAGCATGGGCGCCAGGTGGTCGTCCAGCAGGCGCACCACGGAAGACCCGCCAGTGCCTATGGTGTAGCTGTAGCCGGTGCCGACCGCGCCGTCGGCGTCGCGGATGCGCACGATGGGCGTTTCCTGGCATTCGAAACTCTGCACGGCATCCGTGCGCTTGACCTTGGGCGGAAGGTTCGCGAGCAGTACTTCGACGGAAACGATGGCGGCCATGCGTGCTCCTGGGGGAAAGGGGGAAGCGGGACTCGCGGACAGCCCGCCCACTATACCCACAGCGAAAGTGCCCCGCTGGATAAGGGTAACTACTTAGTTGTAAGGCAACTTGATAAGCGGATAGGATGACCGGCATTGTCGGGCGCCCTGGCATGCGGCGCGCGGCCCATAACATCGAGGAGACCGCCATGCCCGTGCCTGTCCCCGCCCCGGAAGCGGCCGTCTATCCCGACCTGCCTGGCAAGGTGGTGGTGTGCACCGGCGCCGCCAAGGGCATAGGCCGCGCCATGCTGGACGCCTTCGCGCGGCACGGCTGTCGCCTGGTCCTGCTGGACATGGACGCTCCCGGCATGGACGCCGCGCAATCGCAGTTGCGTGCGCACTATCCCGCGCTGGAGACCCTGTGCCTGACCGCCTCGGTGCGCGATGACGAGGCTATCGAACGGGCCTTCATGGCGGTGGAGGCCCGATTTGGCCGGGTCGACGTCCTGTTGAACAACGCCGGTATTTCGATGAACAAGCCTACGCTGGAGCTGACCGGCGAGGAGTGGCGGCGCGCCATCGATATCGACCTGTCCGGCGTCTTTTATTGCTGCCAGTCCGGCGGACGCATCATGTCGCGCGCGGGCGGCGGCGCCATCGTCAACACCGCTTCGATGTAC
Coding sequences within it:
- a CDS encoding molybdopterin-dependent oxidoreductase, with translation MERRGYCTLCRSRCGTRNVVQDDRLVRVVPDTDHPTGQSMCMKGRAAPELVHSPHRILYPMRRTRPKDSADPGWRRISWDEALSETAGRLAAIRAESGAESVAFGVTTPSGTPLSDSIDWIERFVRVFGSPNICYATEICNWHKDYAHAFTFGCGMPVADYAHAGLIMLWGHNPANTWLAQAHAIGVGRAAGARLLVVDPRRTALAAQADVWLQVRPGSDAAVALGLAHLLLSRRGYDEGFVRHWTNAPLLVRGDTGRLLRPADIGLPGADGSTWVAWDEAAGAPAPYDTRFDAAAQGASGFALDGRYDIALRDGGRVACRPALALLAERCAAYTPARTSELSGVPQQQLRAAAELIAQARPVAYHAWTGIGQHTNASQTERAVAVLYALTGSFDVTGGNRQHPRQPAAVVNGLDLIPAAQRAKALGLAERPLGPPAQGWITARDMYTAILEQRPYPIRAMMAFGSNPLASQADVAMGEAALQALEFHVHCDLFETPSSRYADILLPINTPWEREGLRMGFEISAQAQELVQLRPRMVTPRGESRSDNDIVFDLATRLGMGEQFFDGSLERGWNHMLAPLGLTVADLRQAEGGVRRRLTHIDRKYAAPPAATAPSPPAGEGAPVTCSPVAGFATESRRVELYSELLLRHGYDPLPDHVEPADSPRDGDGRYPLVLTSAKSGYYCHSQHRSLVSLRKRDPVPRVAMHPLLARRRGIAAGDWVRVRTRTGTARFVAQLQADLQEHVVVADYGWWQACPEIGYDGFPVLGAAGSNYNALISADKADPISGSIPMRSFLCDIERDPASDPGRRAWPGMRAFQVTELRRRPHDVLEIAFTPLDGGELAPHRPGQHITLRVPAAAAADAMAPGATSAGQEVDAAITRAYSLIDAADTPRRRSYTIAVRHQCGTAPNGQPWQGAMSGHLHTRLRAGDHVELGAPSGNFVLPTRSPQPIVLFAGGIGITPFLAYLETLAAQPDAARATMPRVWLHYANRSRASVAFADRIQALGATLPALTVRHYYSDASDAHSGSGRYAGAAAVDDALIAQRARFYLCGPTPMMRAITEGLVARGVPSFDIFSETFRSPARVDLDPARQYAVRFARAGNAAATWSGSRGTLLAFAESLGLALPSGCRVGQCESCAVRILEGRVRHLHGVEPEDPDVCLTCQAVPTTDLVLDT
- a CDS encoding LysR substrate-binding domain-containing protein; translated protein: MHITLRQFEYFLALAETGQVSKAALRCNVSQSSVTIALRNLEQAVGTTLFVRHARGLSLTDAGERFARHAQSVTGAFVRAMEDMRAEPDELRGQLRLGVTETISAYLMPAVITAVAQRFPNLRLDVIERERAQVEQDLLEGRLDLALVIVSNLTRFDKLQYDTMLKSPRRLWTHPDHPFQHAEKVRLRDVARADYVLLDMDEHIETVGKYWGRYRLRPNVRFQSRSPEAVRSLVALQQGVTILSDLVYRPWSLEGRRILRRDLSDDVPTMDIGGVWCKRGGLSRGGEALMGFLHASIKALAHA
- a CDS encoding mandelate racemase/muconate lactonizing enzyme family protein; translation: MAAIVSVEVLLANLPPKVKRTDAVQSFECQETPIVRIRDADGAVGTGYSYTIGTGGSSVVRLLDDHLAPMLIGRDADDIEKLWRELFFRVHATTVGALTSIALAAIDTALWDLRARKAALPLHRLAGGAKDGIETYYTEGGWLHLTESQLVDEALRAQEAGFGGTKIKVGRPHVAEDVERLSAVRDAVGPGWDVMTDANQGFTLAEAIRRARCFEGLDVAWFEEPIHADDVDAHRRLSASTTVPIAVGESLYSLSQFKDYLQSGACSIVQVDVGRIGGITPWLKVAHMAEAYNVPVCPHFLMEIHVALCCAVPNSRWLEYIPQLDMVTASGMRMQGGRAIPSDAPGLGIDWDWDKLRAHQVHRTEHH
- a CDS encoding SDR family NAD(P)-dependent oxidoreductase — encoded protein: MPVPVPAPEAAVYPDLPGKVVVCTGAAKGIGRAMLDAFARHGCRLVLLDMDAPGMDAAQSQLRAHYPALETLCLTASVRDDEAIERAFMAVEARFGRVDVLLNNAGISMNKPTLELTGEEWRRAIDIDLSGVFYCCQSGGRIMSRAGGGAIVNTASMYGVVAAPERAAYCAAKAGVVALTKSLAVEWAHYGIRVNALCPGYIRTALVDDLIARGALDAARIGTRAPMGRLGSPEEMAEVALFLASDASRYTTGHALLSDGGWTANGYL